One stretch of Harmonia axyridis chromosome 1, icHarAxyr1.1, whole genome shotgun sequence DNA includes these proteins:
- the LOC123672115 gene encoding uncharacterized protein LOC123672115, with translation MPKKRKSNNWTPRRNKKRKQDEPSTYPMCIDEEDKTEINDNFENPQKTTVEPAFLNILRGSWNQDNDRYSSLSRNHQCTAIAAVALAYNALVPFSSWNSIIIDNVLDYGDCLYNKSVSLRVSRNVDACENPDLMVIEVHPKFLIDLASYSLNIQEVDTVTGHVGLKCETPFFSLGDGLEQVFRNYQSAILTCTSLSTCISKSSSSYYLFDSHSRGKNGKHVEYGGTACLLSFCDVFSLLKFLLDTYESDALYTLVPITVKISSIYDLTDIDDYSVLTVYNAIPFSQKSSPNSESSKLDQYSTSKTKSRDMHMKLTEVTTHYLGEMDNVCPHCQALFFTNESMICCKKGTIQLPEKGVYPELLKSLITGLHPKSKEFIRYIRKYNALLALGSTVLPLRTDIKTRNVPLVVSGQIHHLMSNIDPLDIKFASLYLLDSTEAKKRREKIAIHIGCDPNLVEQLDALLRETHPFIRLYRSLGLVVEDLLKTGGSDAIPQVGLYFCEKPGTNRNVYAAPTSSDEIGAVFRSVDGDIPPPGQIRICCKETPSINIPKLSPIADPLCYPLLFPNGELGSSMDLVQSESSKTRKCISSREFDCYRLMSRLGQINPILLCGQLTQQYIIDKYIALEGNRLEFLRQSQEKLRVDNYVGVQDYLVRKRTSESNVKLGKIIILPSSFNGSPRFMRQNYHDAVAIMMKFGLPSLFITFTCNVEWPEIKENLGSTLLKEQDRPDLIARIFNLKKKAFFDDILKNKIFGKVIAYVYVIEFQKRGLPRLHCLLTLAESNKLKDADEVDKIICAELPLDNTQLLDIITATMIHGPCGNRNANAPCMVDGSCSKDYPKEFSETTVIDCHWPKYRRRNDGRTVLLKKHNISTLVDNRDVVPYNPYLSLKYGCHINIEFVTDLTMVKSILNYMYKRPDPAFLKIKNEYLFDEIKSFVDSRYISSGEAAWRLLGFSTQGKSNSVLRLPIHLPGEQAVQFKEGEEETALQIQENKISHLEAFFKLNAKYPDARCYKYSQIPLYYCFGPKNNCWSERRRLIPVLTRLYTVSPKYVEKFHLRLLLLHVAGPTSYEDLRTFEGITYPSFQEAARARHLIPSNDEWLKTLTHASLVDMPSCMRKLYAYLLCYCEVDDAYALWNFFKDSMSTDLRRIGYSDIQSENIALRRINTVLRNLGKTLTEFHLPLPSPDVDDIDDENQDLEIGNFDPNMLNSDQRQIFDKVIQAAISEDSERCFYLQGSAGTGKTYLYNTLLNHCTEHGIPVIAVAVTGIAALQLKNGRTIHTTFKLPLDLDSFSHSGIQSQSQEADDLRKLKLIIWDEVSSTSYHVLNAVDRLLQDLCRDSRPFGGKCILLGGDIKQLLPVGTNKDQQLEQLFTNCTSWTHFHVLNLSVNMRTDKGVEDFADWLEKLGSGTINKTDISKDIVCLPDRCLTADVVEEVYYPIGHLTAERIASRAILCPKDEHCKMLNDKSFQYMSGSLITILSSDSVASEDEDEIANFPVEYLNSCTPSGMPFHELHLKIGVPVILLRNLSLTDGLVEGTRLLVVAVTDVLLTAKIITGRFAGRVVFIPKVVFISTDKNIPFILKRRQFPVRLGFAITIDKSQGQTFDQIGIYLESEVFSHGQLYVAFSRARNWDAVKIEVLETEHQDKFPKESGGTFTKNIVFKDVLNSIR, from the exons ATGCCTAAAAAGAGAAAATCAAATAATTGGACCCCAAGAAGAAACAAAAAAAGGAAGCAAG atgaaccATCAACATACCCTATGTGTATTGATGAGGAagataagacagaaataaatgaCAACTTTGAGAATCCACAAAAAACAACAGTTGAACCTGCTTTTTTGAATATCTTAAGAGGCAGTTGGAATCAAGATAATGACCGATACAGCTCTTTATCAAGAAATCATCAATGTACCGCCATTGCAGCTGTCGCCCTGGCCTATAATGCTTTGGTACCTTTCAGCTCTTGGAATTCAATTATCATAGATAATGTTTTAGATTATGGTGATTGTTTATATAACAAATCTGTTTCATTGAGGGTGTCACGAAATGTTGACGCTTGcgaaaatcctgatttgatGGTTATCGAAGTGCATCCTAAATTCTTAATCGATTTGGCCTCTTACTCCTTGAATATCCAAGAGGTGGATACAGTAACAGGACACGTTGGGTTGAAATGTGAAACGCCTTTTTTTAGTTTAGGCGATGGATTAGAACAagtttttcgaaattatcagtCGGCTATTTTGACATGTACATCATTATCTACTTGCATAAGTAAATCTTCTAGTtcttattatctatttgattcTCATAGCAGAGGTAAGAACGGAAAGCATGTTGAGTATGGAGGTACCGCTTGTTTGTTATCATTTTGTGATGTCTTTTCTTTGCTTAAATTTTTGTTGGATACTTACGAAAGCGATGCTCTATATACTTTAGTTCCTATAACAGTGAAGATAAGTTCAATTTATGATTTGACAGATATTGACGACTATTCTGTACTGACTGTTTATAATGCAATACCATTCTCCCAGAAATCTTCTCCAAATTCGGAATCAAGTAAGCTTGATCAATATTCCACTTCTAAAACAAAATCTCGTGATATGCACATGAAGCTAACAGAAGTGACAACACATTATTTGGGCGAGATGGATAATGTATGTCCTCATTGCCAAGCATTATTTTTCACCAATGAAAGCATGATCTGCTGTAAAAAAGGTACAATTCAATTACCAGAGAAAGGCGTGTATCCAGAGTTACTGAAGTCTTTAATCACCGGCTTGCATCCAAAATCAAAAGAATTCATCAGATATATCCGAAAATATAATGCACTACTTGCACTTGGGTCTACGGTGTTACCTCTGCGAACCGACATCAAAACTCGCAATGTACCATTAGTTGTATCAGGACAAATACATCATCTCATGTCCAACATAGATCCTTTGGATATAAAGTTCGCCTCACTTTATTTATTAGACTCCACCGAAGCCAAAAAGAGAAGAGAAAAGATTGCAATACATATTGGTTGCGATCCAAATCTTGTGGAACAATTAGATGCACTCTTGCGAGAAACTCACCCATTTATCCGATTGTACCGTTCTTTAGGACTGGTTGTAGAGGATTTACTGAAGACCGGAGGTAGCGATGCCATACCCCAAGTAGGTCTATATTTCTGCGAAAAACCTGGTACGAATAGAAACGTCTACGCGGCACCAACATCCTCAGATGAAATCGGAGCCGTCTTCAGATCTGTCGATGGAGATATTCCTCCACCCGGACAGATTCGCATCTGCTGCAAGGAAACCCCATCCATTAACATTCCCAAATTATCCCCAATTGCCGACCCATTATGTTATCCACTACTATTTCCAAACGGGGAATTGGGATCGTCGATGGATTTGGTTCAATCGGAGAGTAGCAAAACACGAAAATGTATTAGCAGTAGGGAGTTCGATTGCTACCGCTTGATGAGTCGCTTGGGTCAAATCAATCCAATCTTGCTCTGTGGACAACTCACCCAGCAATACATCATTGATAAATATATCGCGCTGGAAGGCAACAGATTAGAATTTCTGCGTCAAAGTCAAGAAAAACTGCGGGTAGACAATTATGTTGGAGTACAAGATTACCTTGTCCGTAAGAGAACATCGGAGTCGAACGTCAAATTGGGTAAGATCATTATCTTACCCAGTAGTTTCAATGGCAGTCCGCGATTTATGAGACAAAACTATCACGACGCAGTAGCTATCATGATGAAATTTGGACTACCTTCTTTGTTCATTACTTTCACGTGCAACGTTGAATGGCCGGAGATCAAGGAAAATTTAGGAAGTACATTATTAAAAGAGCAGGACAGACCAGATTTGATCGCccgaattttcaatttgaagaagaaaGCTTTTTTCGATGACATCCTAAAGAATAAGATTTTCGGTAAAGTTATAGCTTATGTATACGTCATAGAGTTTCAGAAACGTGGGCTACCACGTTTACATTGTCTTTTAACTTTGGCGGAGAGTAATAAACTGAAGGATGCTGATGAAGTAGATAAGATAATATGTGCGGAGCTGCCTCTAGATAATACTCAACTTCTTGATATTATAACAGCAACAATGATTCACGGTCCTTGCGGTAATCGTAATGCCAATGCGCCATGCATGGTAGACGGTAGTTGTTCGAAGGATTATCCAAAAGAATTTTCAGAAACAACTGTCATAGATTGCCATTGGCCAAAATATAGAAGGCGGAACGACGGTCGAACAGTATTATTGAAGAAACACAATATTTCTACACTTGTTGATAATAGGGATGTCGTTCCTTACAACCCTTACCTGTCTTTGAAATACGGTTGCCACATCAACATAGAGTTTGTTACAGACTTAACTATGGTGAAATCTATCCTTAACTACATGTATAAAAGACCCGATCCAGCATtcctaaaaatcaaaaatgaatatttattcgatgAAATCAAATCATTCGTTGATTCCCGCTACATCTCCTCTGGAGAAGCAGCCTGGAGGTTGCTAGGCTTCAGCACTCAAGGTAAAAGTAATTCAGTTCTGAGATTGCCAATTCATCTTCCCGGAGAGCAGGCTGTACAATTTAAGGAGGGCGAAGAGGAGACAGCGCTACAAAtccaagaaaataagatatccCATTTAGAAGCTTTCTTTAAACTGAATGCAAAATATCCAGACGCGCGGTGTTATAAGTATTCCCAGATTCCCCTATATTATTGCTTCGGTCCCAAAAATAACTGTTGGTCGGAAAGGCGTAGATTGATCCCTGTCCTTACAAGGTTATACACGGTAAGCCcgaaatatgttgaaaaatttcatctacGTCTTCTATTGTTGCACGTTGCCGGACCTACATCGTACGAGGATCTTCGCACTTTCGAAGGCATAACATACCCATCATTCCAAGAAGCAGCTCGTGCAAGGCATCTGATACCTTCAAACGATGAATGGCTGAAAACACTGACACATGCATCTCTGGTCGACATGCCGAGTTGCATGCGAAAGTTGTACGCTTATTTGTTATGCTACTGCGAGGTCGACGATGCTTACGCTCTTTGGAATTTCTTCAAAGATTCCATGTCGACAGATCTTCGGAGGATCGGCTATTCTGATATACAGTCCGAGAACATCGCCCTTCGTAGAATCAATACCGTATTGCGTAACTTGGGTAAGACATTGACTGAATTTCATCTGCCATTACCCTCTCCAGATGTGGATGACATCGACGACGAAAACCAGGATTTAgaaattggaaattttgatcCCAACATGTTAAATTCAGACCAACGTCAAATTTTCGATAAGGTTATCCAGGCAGCTATTTCTGAGGATTCTGAAAGATGTTTTTATCTCCAAGGAAGTGCTGGAACAGGGAAAACTTACCTTTACAATACACTTTTGAATCACTGCACTGAACATGGAATTCCGGTTATTGCCGTAGCCGTCACTGGGATTGCGGCTTTGCAACTGAAAAACGGTAGAACTATCCACACTACATTCAAGTTGCCTTTGGATTTAGATTCTTTTTCCCATTCGGGGATACAAAGTCAATCTCAGGAAGCAGACGACTTGAGAAAGCTCAAACTTATAATTTGGGATGAGGTATCGTCGACAAGTTATCATGTGTTGAACGCAGTGGATCGCCTCTTACAAGACTTATGCAGAGATAGccgtccttttggaggtaaatGTATTCTTCTTGGTGGGGACATTAAACAGTTACTACCGGTAGGAACAAATAAAGATCAGCAACTTGAACAGTTATTTACAAACTGCACATCTTGGACGCATTTTCATGTTTTAAATTTAAGCGTGAATATGCGCACGGATAAAGGCGTAGAAGATTTCGCAGATTGGTTGGAGAAACTAGGAAGCGGCACTATCAATAAAACCGACATATCCAAAGATATTGTTTGTCTGCCGGATCGTTGTTTGACGGCGGACGTTGTCGAGGAAGTGTACTACCCAATTGGTCACCTCACTGCTGAGCGGATCGCCTCTCGGGCAATACTTTGCCCTAAGGACGAGCATTGCAAAATGCTGAATGACAAAAGCTTTCAGTATATGTCCGGATCACTCATCACTATACTTAGCAGTGACAGCGTGGCATCCGAAGACGAAGATGAAATAGCAAATTTCCCTGTAGAATATCTCAACAGTTGTACACCTAGTGGGATGCCTTTCCATGAACTCCATTTGAAAATTGGCGTACCCGTAATACTCCTACGAAATTTATCTTTGACCGATGGATTGGTTGAAGGTACTCGACTTTTAGTGGTAGCTGTTACCGATGTTCTTTTAACGGCCAAAATTATAACGGGGCGTTTTGCAGGAAGAGTTGTTTTCATTCCTAAAGTAGTTTTCATTTCCACCGATAAAAACATACCGTTTATACTTAAAAGAAGACAATTTCCGGTACGATTAGGCTTTGCCATTACAATTGATAAATCACAGGGGCAAACATTTGACCAAATTGGCATTTACCTTGAGTCTGAAGTTTTTTCACATGGTCAACTTTATGTTGCATTTTCGAGAGCTCGCAATTGGGACGCGGTCAAAATTGAGGTGCTTGAAACAGAACATCAGGATAAATTTCCTAAAGAATCTGGAGGTACTTTCACTAAGAACATAGTTTTTAAAGACGTATTAAATTCAATAAGATGA
- the LOC123672283 gene encoding uncharacterized protein LOC123672283 isoform X1, giving the protein MVRKRKVNKLSSRGAIGDPKFQYKCYVLLKNCDFSKYTSIIPDTTQLPLNNSKLCVGNANMNFNQLEMQEKNRTTVQSKIISINTNSNITQQINKTLPEESTENLEMTVDRKKKMLRSRKKVDYREKKSIGTPNLDQIIPFVENNKIPVYNKVEFNSPKCRKRKCDLYDFVVESEDDKDSDVSFKINIPTKKKKICHRVQTHSKKVDCVKRNKTVNYNDKIRGIITKFTQKIKFKEGNNIPNQMNELSNNEENDFQIESNNKRVSNSVFNSTMFPESQSKILFSEESFKVNGCNGSNIKMKTMETGKINKTQSVCIPLIGNSSFNVDSPNSPSSNSLYISSSPSSNFSDNPIFESFNGTIDNLFGFMEDIEKDGQKEATNQIHIIQNMVINGSSSPRPYMSTPNRTKESWRFDSYINRNPHFLAIKKNSLPSLNQDPVLDHTFEEHINMVNKIASVHSNKKSSRQMSILNYVEGAKIDTENHNYSQSLYDVDEFSPIKNKKADKENSLQKKKLSKENQSVKRNVLGVINDANTKNITPPFNNVGSCEKIKDINEMNKTSENFGFDIASELEEPEKTVEREARPFRIEFTYQKRAKNKQFLDKITKPVRDSEVRRLIEEDPGFEEVVNQDGLDCGSLGLFEDPEETLKPSSPNVKLHVKKKIAKDNKGKPPQEKLSKEAQKWIKQFNQMCDEVDHEQLEVEY; this is encoded by the exons ATGGTCAGGAAACGGAAAGTGAATAAGCTCTCTAGTAGAGGTGCAATTGGGGATCCTAAATTCCAATATAAATGTTATGTTCTGCTGAAAAATTGTGATTTTTCTAAATATACCAGTATCATCCCTGACACAACGCAGTTACccttgaacaattcaaaattatgtgTTGGAAATGCCAAtatgaattttaatcaattagAAATGCAAGAGAAAAATCGAACAACAGTACAGTCAAAGATTATATCAATTAATACCAACAGCAATATAACACAGCAGATAAATAAAACATTACCTGAAGAATCAAccgaaaatttggaaatgactGTTGATAGGAAGAAGAAAATGTTGAGGTCCAGAAAAAAAGTGGATTATAGGGAAAAAAAATCTATTGGTACCCCAAATTTGGACCAAATAATACCATTTGTAGAAAACAACAAGATTCCTGTTTATAATAAAGTGGAATTCAATTCACCAAAATGTAGGAAAAGAAAATGTGATTTATACGATTTTGTAGTAGAGTCAGAAGATGATAAGGATTCTGATGTTAGctttaaaattaatattcctactaaaaaaaagaaaatatgccATAGAGTCCAAACACATTCAAAAAAGGTGGATTGTGTGAAAAGAAATAAAACTGTAAAttataatgataaaattagaGGAATCATAACCAAGTTCACccagaaaattaaatttaaagaaggaaacaatattccaaatcaaatgaatgaactctccaataatgaagaaaatgatttccaaATTGAAAGTAATAATAAAAGAGTTTCAAATTCTGTCTTTAATTCTACAATGTTTCCTGAGTCGCAgagtaaaatattattttcagaagAATCTTTCAAGGTTAATGGATGTAATGGTAGTAATATAAAGATGAAAACTATGGAGActggaaaaatcaataaaacccAATCAGTGTGTATTCCTTTGATTGGGAATTCTAGTTTCAATGTTGACTCTCCAAACTCGCCTTCATCCAATTCTCTCTATATTTCAAGTTCACCTTCGTCCAATTTTTCCGATAATCCAATCTTCGAATCATTCAATGGTACTATTGATAATCTCTTTGGATTCATGGAAGATATAGAAAAAGATGGGCAGAAAGAGGCTACGAATCAAATCCATATTATACAAAATATGGTAATAAATGGATCCTCTTCACCTAGGCCATAT atgtcaACTCCCAATAGGACCAAGGAATCTTGGAGATTTGATTCATACATTAACAGAAACCCACATTTTCttgctataaaaaaaaattctttgccaTCTCTCAATCAGGATCCAGTATTAGATCATACCTTTGAAGAACATATTAATATGGTTAATAAAATAGCATCAGTTCATTCTAATAAAAAATCATCAAGACAGATGAGTATACTAAACTATGTTGAAGGAGCTAAGATTGATACCGAAAATCATAATTATTCACAAAGCTTATATGATGTTGATGAATTCAGcccaatcaaaaacaaaaaagcggataaagaaaattcattacagaaaaaaaaattgagcaagGAAAATCAAAGTGTTAAAAGAAATGTCTTAGGAGTCATTAATGATGctaatacaaaaaatattactcCTCCATTCAATAACGTTGGTTCTTGtgagaaaataaaagatatcaatgaaatgaacaaaacttCAGAGAATTTTGGTTTTGATATAGCTTCAGAACTTGAGGAACCAGAAAAAACTGTTGAAAGAGAAGCAAGACCATTCAGAATAGAATTCACATACCAGAAACGTGCCAAAAACaaacaatttttagataagATAACAAAACCAGTCAGAGATTCTGAAGTAAGAAGGCTAATTGAAGAAGATCCTGGATTTGAGGAGGTAGTGAATCAAGATGGTTTAGATTGTGGAAGTTTAGGTTTGTTCGAAGATCCTGAAGAAACTTTG AAACCCTCTTCGCCCAATGTCAAGCTTCATGTCAAAAAGAAAATAGCTAAAGATAATAAGGGTAAACCACCACAG GAAAAACTTAGTAAAGAAGCACAAAAGTGGATAAAACAGTTCAATCAGATGTGTGATGAAGTAGACCACGAGCAGCTTGAAGTTGAATATTGA
- the LOC123688853 gene encoding uncharacterized protein LOC123688853 yields the protein MNSIFKVSNARDSSKNIPATETPLSRESYTNFTKSHAAVPVDLPTLNPCWQFVMIENLSRKFIILSKTNLSIIFDKVLNNDIGRFEHRWKFAGGDREIDQALYYSQDLFRHDREEEKINVGQPLGCTGGRIVCTIVLIYTSFANGRKISGKRFSYFTAVRNNVTIYFEGNFFILRI from the exons atgaattcaatatttaaggTATCGAATGCACGAGATTCATCAAAAAACATTCCCGCCACCGAAACGCCATTATCCAGAGAGTCGTATACGAACTTCACAAAATCGCATGCCGCTGTTCCAGTAGACCTGCCAACTCTAAACCCGTGTTGGCAGTTCGTTATGATAGAAAATTTGTCAAGGAAATTCATAATTCTGTCAAAAACTAATCTCTCGATAATCTTTGACAAGGTACTCAACAATGATATCGGACG TTTTGAGCACCGATGGAAATTCGCCGGAGGTGACCGAGAGATTGACCAA GCTCTTTATTACTCTCAAGACCTCTTCAGGCATGACcgggaagaagaaaaaattaatgtcGGCCAACCTCTCGGTTGTACAGGAGGTAGAATTGTATGCACCATAGTGCTCATATACACTTCTTTTGCCAATGGTAGAAAAATATCTGGCAAACGCTTCAGCTACTTCACCGCAGTCAGAAACAACGTTACCATCTATTTTGAgggcaattttttcattttgagaatTTAG
- the LOC123672283 gene encoding uncharacterized protein LOC123672283 isoform X2, whose translation MVRKRKVNKLSSRGAIGDPKFQYKCYVLLKNCDFSKYTSIIPDTTQLPLNNSKLCVGNANMNFNQLEMQEKNRTTVQSKIISINTNSNITQQINKTLPEESTENLEMTVDRKKKMLRSRKKVDYREKKSIGTPNLDQIIPFVENNKIPVYNKVEFNSPKCRKRKCDLYDFVVESEDDKDSDVSFKINIPTKKKKICHRVQTHSKKVDCVKRNKTVNYNDKIRGIITKFTQKIKFKEGNNIPNQMNELSNNEENDFQIESNNKRVSNSVFNSTMFPESQSKILFSEESFKVNGCNGSNIKMKTMETGKINKTQSVCIPLIGNSSFNVDSPNSPSSNSLYISSSPSSNFSDNPIFESFNGTIDNLFGFMEDIEKDGQKEATNQIHIIQNMVINGSSSPRPYMSTPNRTKESWRFDSYINRNPHFLAIKKNSLPSLNQDPVLDHTFEEHINMVNKIASVHSNKKSSRQMSILNYVEGAKIDTENHNYSQSLYDVDEFSPIKNKKADKENSLQKKKLSKENQSVKRNVLGVINDANTKNITPPFNNVGSCEKIKDINEMNKTSENFGFDIASELEEPEKTVEREARPFRIEFTYQKRAKNKQFLDKITKPVRDSEVRRLIEEDPGFEEVVNQDGLDCGSLGLFEDPEETLL comes from the exons ATGGTCAGGAAACGGAAAGTGAATAAGCTCTCTAGTAGAGGTGCAATTGGGGATCCTAAATTCCAATATAAATGTTATGTTCTGCTGAAAAATTGTGATTTTTCTAAATATACCAGTATCATCCCTGACACAACGCAGTTACccttgaacaattcaaaattatgtgTTGGAAATGCCAAtatgaattttaatcaattagAAATGCAAGAGAAAAATCGAACAACAGTACAGTCAAAGATTATATCAATTAATACCAACAGCAATATAACACAGCAGATAAATAAAACATTACCTGAAGAATCAAccgaaaatttggaaatgactGTTGATAGGAAGAAGAAAATGTTGAGGTCCAGAAAAAAAGTGGATTATAGGGAAAAAAAATCTATTGGTACCCCAAATTTGGACCAAATAATACCATTTGTAGAAAACAACAAGATTCCTGTTTATAATAAAGTGGAATTCAATTCACCAAAATGTAGGAAAAGAAAATGTGATTTATACGATTTTGTAGTAGAGTCAGAAGATGATAAGGATTCTGATGTTAGctttaaaattaatattcctactaaaaaaaagaaaatatgccATAGAGTCCAAACACATTCAAAAAAGGTGGATTGTGTGAAAAGAAATAAAACTGTAAAttataatgataaaattagaGGAATCATAACCAAGTTCACccagaaaattaaatttaaagaaggaaacaatattccaaatcaaatgaatgaactctccaataatgaagaaaatgatttccaaATTGAAAGTAATAATAAAAGAGTTTCAAATTCTGTCTTTAATTCTACAATGTTTCCTGAGTCGCAgagtaaaatattattttcagaagAATCTTTCAAGGTTAATGGATGTAATGGTAGTAATATAAAGATGAAAACTATGGAGActggaaaaatcaataaaacccAATCAGTGTGTATTCCTTTGATTGGGAATTCTAGTTTCAATGTTGACTCTCCAAACTCGCCTTCATCCAATTCTCTCTATATTTCAAGTTCACCTTCGTCCAATTTTTCCGATAATCCAATCTTCGAATCATTCAATGGTACTATTGATAATCTCTTTGGATTCATGGAAGATATAGAAAAAGATGGGCAGAAAGAGGCTACGAATCAAATCCATATTATACAAAATATGGTAATAAATGGATCCTCTTCACCTAGGCCATAT atgtcaACTCCCAATAGGACCAAGGAATCTTGGAGATTTGATTCATACATTAACAGAAACCCACATTTTCttgctataaaaaaaaattctttgccaTCTCTCAATCAGGATCCAGTATTAGATCATACCTTTGAAGAACATATTAATATGGTTAATAAAATAGCATCAGTTCATTCTAATAAAAAATCATCAAGACAGATGAGTATACTAAACTATGTTGAAGGAGCTAAGATTGATACCGAAAATCATAATTATTCACAAAGCTTATATGATGTTGATGAATTCAGcccaatcaaaaacaaaaaagcggataaagaaaattcattacagaaaaaaaaattgagcaagGAAAATCAAAGTGTTAAAAGAAATGTCTTAGGAGTCATTAATGATGctaatacaaaaaatattactcCTCCATTCAATAACGTTGGTTCTTGtgagaaaataaaagatatcaatgaaatgaacaaaacttCAGAGAATTTTGGTTTTGATATAGCTTCAGAACTTGAGGAACCAGAAAAAACTGTTGAAAGAGAAGCAAGACCATTCAGAATAGAATTCACATACCAGAAACGTGCCAAAAACaaacaatttttagataagATAACAAAACCAGTCAGAGATTCTGAAGTAAGAAGGCTAATTGAAGAAGATCCTGGATTTGAGGAGGTAGTGAATCAAGATGGTTTAGATTGTGGAAGTTTAGGTTTGTTCGAAGATCCTGAAGAAACTTTG ctataa
- the LOC123688852 gene encoding probable rRNA-processing protein EBP2 homolog — protein sequence MNSSDSEMSDSDIELQNAFADGRLKPGLNVVAEAPKKFINNVVGLRQKLEDFKLNLKWIEMLDCVSQQAPLAPELAARILTEEQKRENEKKNNKKLPQFKPEDDPVLNDFKRETIFHRQAQSTVLEAFPRIKSLGIPTMRPDDYFAEMAKSDDQMQKIRTALMKKQAQQKQSERVKELRQQKKEGKRIQTEKKLQQLKERKEMLEEVKKVRKGVRKDLDFLNNKKKGPSKGTLEKRKLKDKKFGFGGKKRGLKTNTKDSSADFSLYKNNKQGKNKQQGKNKRLGKNRRKQSKK from the exons ATGAATTCCAGTGATAGTGAAATGAGTGACAGCGATATAGAg CTACAAAATGCATTTGCAGATGGCAGACTTAAGCCAGGTTTGAATGTAGTGGCAGAAGCCCCaaagaaatttattaataatgtg GTTGGCCTACGCCAGAAGTTGGAAGACTTCAAATTAAATCTCAAATGGATAGAAATGCTTGATTGTGTTAGTCAACAAGCTCCTCTTGCACCAGAACTTGCAGCTCGCATTCTAACTGAAGAGCAAAAACGGGAAAACgagaagaaaaacaacaaaaaactcCCCCAATTTAAGCCAGAAGATGATCCAGTGTTGAATGACTTCAAGAGAGAAACAATTTTTCATAGACAGGCACAGAGTACAGTATTAGAAGCATTCCCTCGAATAAAATCACTAGGAATACCAACAATGAG ACCTGATGATTATTTCGCAGAAATGGCAAAGTCAGATGATCAAATGCAGAAAATAAGAACTGCATTAATGAAAAAGCAGGCCCAACAGAAACAAAGTGAAAGGGTTAAGGAACTGAGACAACAGAAGAAGGAAGGCAAGAGAATACAAACTGAGAAAAAACTACAACAACTCAAAGAACGAAAAGAAATGCTTGAGGAAGTTAAGAAAGTGAGAAAAGGTGTAAGGAAGGACTTGGACTTCTTAAATAACAAAAAGAAAGGCCCCTCAAAGGGAACCTTAGAAAAGAGGAAACTCAAAGATAAGAAATTTGGTTTTGGAGGTAAGAAAAGAGGACTAAAAACCAATACAAAGGACAGTAGTGCAGACTTCAGTCtgtacaaaaataataaacaaggtAAAAATAAGCAGCAAGGTAAAAACAAGAGACTAGGAAAAAATAGAAGGAAACAATCTAAAAAATAG